Proteins encoded by one window of Paenibacillus sp. DCT19:
- a CDS encoding amino acid permease, producing the protein MAMGGVIGTGIFKGSTETIGLAGPGVIVTYIFAGLLLLVVMAAMAEMATVYKNRNMKDFVQEAFGSRVSFVMGWMYCFLWLSVCVIEVIAAGSFLQYWFPDVPLWLMSLACAAFIISVNFLSVGVFGEFEFWLAGIKIAMIIAFIFLGTALIFGIIPSDNTPYLQNYTQSGGFFPNGWGSIFSALLVVMFSYGGSELIGLTLTETENADRVLPKVVGNFMLRIILFFTLPILIICGLIPWNELGPESSPFVQVLASTGLPGAAHIMNFILVTAVLSAANSGIYGASRMMYSMAVGGEAPKALAKTNANGSPINTLLVCSVILLAGSLLGLFAQDQLFSVLLAVPGFVVILVWICISSSQLKLRKQYPVQPSFKVWGFPYITGATTLCLTVIAVMFIFDAGNRFSISVCLSVLAFLIIWSLVRFRKADGKQAK; encoded by the coding sequence CTAGCAGGGCCTGGGGTCATCGTGACCTACATTTTCGCCGGATTGTTACTGCTCGTTGTCATGGCAGCTATGGCAGAGATGGCCACTGTCTATAAAAATCGGAATATGAAAGACTTTGTACAAGAAGCGTTTGGCAGCAGAGTGTCATTTGTCATGGGATGGATGTATTGCTTCCTATGGTTATCTGTATGTGTAATTGAAGTGATCGCAGCGGGTAGTTTCCTGCAATATTGGTTCCCAGACGTGCCATTGTGGCTCATGAGTCTGGCATGCGCTGCGTTTATTATATCCGTCAATTTTCTGAGTGTAGGCGTGTTCGGAGAATTTGAATTCTGGTTAGCAGGGATCAAAATTGCGATGATTATCGCTTTTATTTTCCTAGGTACTGCGCTAATCTTCGGGATTATTCCGAGTGATAACACACCTTATTTGCAAAACTATACACAATCGGGTGGATTCTTCCCTAATGGTTGGGGCTCGATCTTCTCCGCTCTGCTTGTTGTTATGTTCTCCTATGGAGGCTCTGAGCTGATTGGATTAACGTTGACGGAAACGGAAAATGCAGATCGTGTACTGCCCAAGGTGGTGGGCAATTTCATGTTAAGAATTATTCTGTTCTTCACCTTGCCTATTCTCATCATCTGTGGGTTAATTCCTTGGAATGAGCTTGGACCAGAGAGTAGTCCATTTGTACAGGTGCTCGCTTCAACTGGGCTACCAGGCGCAGCTCATATTATGAACTTCATTCTGGTTACCGCTGTCTTATCAGCTGCGAACTCAGGGATCTATGGTGCATCCCGGATGATGTATTCGATGGCGGTCGGCGGTGAGGCTCCCAAAGCTTTAGCGAAGACCAATGCGAACGGCAGCCCGATTAACACCTTGCTTGTGTGCAGCGTTATTTTGTTAGCTGGATCATTGCTTGGGCTGTTTGCACAAGATCAGCTATTCAGTGTACTGCTAGCAGTTCCTGGATTTGTGGTGATTCTGGTGTGGATCTGCATTTCTTCATCACAGTTGAAGTTGCGTAAGCAGTATCCCGTGCAACCTTCCTTCAAGGTATGGGGATTCCCATACATCACAGGTGCGACAACCCTTTGTCTGACCGTAATTGCAGTGATGTTCATTTTCGATGCAGGCAATCGTTTCAGTATTAGTGTCTGTCTCTCCGTGCTGGCGTTTCTTATCATCTGGTCTTTGGTTCGATTCCGTAAGGCAGATGGGAAACAGGCGAAATAA